The following coding sequences are from one Sulfurimonas crateris window:
- the thrB gene encoding homoserine kinase, with product MTVSVPATSANLGPGFDSLGLAVDLRNVVEFHPSKFFSVSIKGEGENNPKLKGNNLFVSIFNEHYNRLTKKRQNFKFTFYNQIPMSRGLGSSSAVIVSAIASAHEAAGINVSKRRILNHALVYESHPDNITPAVMGGFNAATVEKGKVFSQKKHLPDYIKAVVVIPNKQMNTARARTLLPKSYSKENAIYNLSHTALSVAAFFNEDWEILKLASQDRFHQKARMKTLPELFGVQKTAYESGALMSTLSGSGSTFFSMVYDEDSVAIANKLSQKFPEFVVKILDFDNDGLIVEK from the coding sequence GTGACAGTAAGTGTACCGGCAACAAGCGCAAACCTCGGACCTGGATTTGACTCTTTAGGTTTAGCAGTTGATCTACGAAATGTAGTTGAGTTTCATCCATCAAAGTTTTTCAGTGTCAGCATAAAGGGCGAGGGGGAGAACAATCCTAAGCTAAAGGGCAACAATCTTTTTGTCAGCATCTTTAATGAACACTACAACAGGCTTACCAAAAAGCGACAAAACTTTAAGTTTACGTTTTACAACCAGATACCTATGTCTAGAGGTCTGGGCAGCTCTTCTGCCGTAATAGTTAGTGCAATTGCAAGCGCGCATGAAGCAGCGGGTATAAACGTCTCAAAAAGAAGAATACTAAACCACGCTCTGGTCTATGAGTCCCATCCTGACAATATAACTCCTGCTGTAATGGGCGGTTTTAATGCTGCGACCGTAGAGAAGGGAAAGGTTTTTTCGCAAAAAAAACATCTTCCCGATTATATTAAAGCGGTTGTGGTAATCCCCAACAAGCAGATGAACACCGCAAGAGCAAGAACGCTTCTGCCAAAATCATACTCCAAAGAGAACGCTATTTACAATCTCTCACACACTGCGCTTAGCGTTGCGGCTTTTTTTAACGAAGATTGGGAGATCTTAAAACTTGCTTCGCAGGACAGATTTCACCAAAAGGCGAGAATGAAAACACTGCCTGAACTATTCGGAGTCCAAAAGACCGCATATGAGAGCGGTGCGCTTATGAGCACTCTCTCGGGGAGCGGTTCAACATTTTTCTCAATGGTATATGATGAAGATTCTGTAGCAATCGCAAATAAGCTGAGCCAAAAATTTCCGGAATTTGTGGTAAAGATACTGGATTTTGATAACGACGGACTTATAGTAGAAAAATAG
- the lpxC gene encoding UDP-3-O-acyl-N-acetylglucosamine deacetylase, with the protein MYQTTIKKSVELVGIGLHKGSAVKLRLEPLESNSGLIFYRSDVDVAIPLIPENVVDTKMATVIGKDGYVISTIEHMLSAIYAYGIDNLRIIVDADEIPVMDGSSASFCMLLDEAGIAQLDVPKKVMRIKKEVVVQEGEKYVKLSPSPDLQYGFTIKFPHPVIQKQEYVLNFTKQNYKDEISRARTFGFLHEVQYLRSKGLALGGSLENAVVLDEKKVLNPEGLRFPDEFVRHKILDAIGDMALIGMNFVGNYEAMAGSHDLNHKLTLELLKDAQNYEIVELVGEKTMELEKAYA; encoded by the coding sequence ATGTATCAAACAACTATAAAAAAGAGTGTTGAGCTTGTCGGAATTGGTCTTCACAAAGGCTCTGCAGTCAAGTTAAGATTGGAGCCTTTAGAGTCAAACAGCGGTTTGATATTTTATCGAAGTGACGTAGATGTGGCGATCCCTCTTATTCCTGAGAATGTTGTTGATACAAAAATGGCTACCGTTATCGGAAAAGACGGCTATGTCATCTCCACTATAGAGCATATGCTCTCTGCTATTTACGCTTACGGAATTGATAATCTCAGAATTATAGTAGACGCTGACGAGATTCCCGTAATGGACGGCAGTAGTGCAAGTTTTTGTATGCTTTTGGATGAAGCGGGCATAGCGCAGTTAGATGTTCCAAAAAAAGTGATGAGAATTAAAAAAGAGGTAGTCGTTCAAGAGGGGGAGAAGTATGTAAAACTCTCTCCTTCTCCTGATCTTCAGTATGGCTTTACCATCAAATTTCCTCATCCTGTTATTCAGAAACAGGAGTATGTCTTAAACTTTACAAAGCAGAACTACAAAGATGAGATCTCACGTGCCAGAACCTTTGGTTTCTTGCATGAGGTTCAGTATCTGCGCTCAAAAGGTCTGGCACTCGGCGGTTCTTTAGAGAATGCGGTCGTGCTTGATGAGAAAAAGGTGCTAAATCCTGAGGGGCTTAGATTTCCCGATGAGTTTGTAAGACATAAGATACTCGATGCGATCGGAGATATGGCTCTGATCGGTATGAACTTTGTAGGCAACTACGAGGCGATGGCGGGGAGTCATGACCTTAATCATAAACTGACCCTTGAACTTCTAAAAGATGCGCAAAATTATGAGATAGTAGAGCTGGTAGGCGAAAAAACTATGGAGCTTGAAAAAGCGTATGCCTAA
- a CDS encoding M23 family metallopeptidase has protein sequence MRRGREKGSSALLLTIAAVVIGVGLYVYNSAMFERESPVISMKNNGYWNLKNPLELTINDSSGLKSYKVTLVTKSEETLLYHEQFLTPKESLNISVEPPKSAYAMSEKEIKIVVEAQDSSKWNFLNGNVAQNEFKLKIDKKRPLLGTIANSYKIKKGGAALVVFKAEDENLKELYIQTNFDKQFKVQPFYKDGYYISLLAWPVTESTFKATIMAKDKADNISRADVPLYLKDASYRVSNIKISDNFLKGKIAELAEEFAETQGVTDSIEQFKIINEDVRAKNEELIHEITSKVSDEMIDDFKVTKMYPLKNGAVVAYFGDHRFYFYENKKISEAYHLGLDLASNAMAEIKPQNGGEVVFTGFNGLYGNMPIISHGLGLYTLYGHCSSVNVNIDDKVKGGAHIANTGKSGYAMGDHLHFGILIQGIEVRPAEWMDTTWIKLNINDVIDNAKSIIDRK, from the coding sequence TTGAGAAGAGGAAGAGAAAAAGGATCTTCGGCACTGCTGCTAACAATAGCAGCAGTAGTGATAGGTGTTGGTTTATACGTTTACAATTCGGCGATGTTTGAGAGAGAGTCACCTGTGATCTCTATGAAAAACAACGGGTACTGGAACCTGAAAAATCCGCTTGAGTTAACTATTAATGACAGCAGCGGTCTAAAATCGTATAAAGTAACACTGGTAACAAAGTCGGAAGAGACGCTTCTTTATCATGAACAGTTTTTAACTCCAAAAGAGTCTCTAAATATTAGTGTAGAGCCTCCTAAAAGTGCTTATGCTATGAGCGAAAAAGAGATCAAAATAGTTGTCGAGGCACAAGATTCAAGCAAGTGGAATTTTTTAAACGGAAACGTTGCCCAAAATGAGTTTAAGCTAAAAATAGATAAAAAAAGACCTCTTTTAGGCACTATCGCAAACTCATATAAGATTAAAAAGGGCGGTGCGGCACTTGTAGTTTTTAAAGCAGAGGATGAAAATCTAAAAGAGCTCTATATTCAGACAAACTTTGACAAGCAGTTTAAAGTTCAGCCTTTTTACAAAGATGGGTACTACATCTCGCTTCTGGCTTGGCCTGTGACTGAGTCAACCTTTAAAGCTACAATTATGGCAAAGGACAAGGCTGATAACATCTCACGAGCCGATGTGCCTCTCTATCTCAAAGATGCGAGTTACAGAGTCTCAAACATAAAGATAAGCGACAATTTTTTAAAGGGAAAAATCGCAGAGCTTGCCGAAGAGTTTGCTGAAACACAAGGCGTTACAGACTCAATAGAGCAGTTTAAGATAATAAACGAAGACGTAAGAGCAAAAAACGAAGAGTTGATCCATGAGATAACTTCAAAAGTATCCGACGAGATGATAGATGATTTTAAGGTCACTAAGATGTATCCTCTGAAAAACGGTGCAGTTGTCGCCTATTTTGGAGATCATAGATTCTACTTTTATGAAAATAAAAAAATCAGTGAGGCATACCATCTGGGTCTTGATTTGGCCAGCAACGCAATGGCAGAGATCAAACCGCAAAACGGTGGAGAAGTAGTTTTTACAGGATTTAACGGACTTTATGGCAATATGCCTATAATCTCCCACGGATTGGGGCTTTATACACTTTATGGACACTGCTCAAGTGTTAATGTCAATATAGATGACAAAGTAAAAGGCGGCGCTCATATAGCTAACACCGGAAAAAGCGGTTATGCAATGGGAGATCATCTCCATTTCGGGATTTTAATTCAGGGAATTGAGGTGCGTCCGGCAGAGTGGATGGACACTACATGGATAAAATTAAATATAAACGACGTTATTGATAACGCAAAGAGCATTATTGATAGAAAGTAA
- a CDS encoding DHH family phosphoesterase has protein sequence MSKILAKIEKAEHIVLISHINPDADSLGSASAMYTMLLQKHKKVSWFCKSSEIDQKLSFLPWFEKIKSRFPASADLAIAFDCADKKRLGVEIECDLINIDHHITNTNYGDLNFVEPDFISTTELLYDLFKKNGVKINPKMATAIYAGLLDDSGAFLSQEVDGTTFATVVELIEHGADFKLCNKKIAKSVSLAAFRLKSVMYKNMLLEESAKVSVFCLSREDMAMSGAVAEDCEAPLEESLYLPHVEVAVLLREQRDLGIKCSLRSSSTVDVGKIATLFGGGGHFSRAGFEIYEKLSLDEAKNRVLDLIKKEL, from the coding sequence TTGAGTAAAATTTTAGCAAAAATTGAAAAGGCCGAGCATATCGTTCTTATCTCACATATCAACCCTGATGCAGATTCTCTGGGAAGTGCGAGTGCCATGTATACCATGTTGCTTCAAAAGCATAAAAAAGTATCATGGTTTTGCAAGAGTAGTGAGATAGATCAAAAATTATCTTTTTTGCCATGGTTTGAAAAGATAAAAAGCAGGTTTCCCGCATCTGCAGATCTGGCAATTGCGTTTGATTGTGCCGACAAGAAGCGTCTTGGAGTTGAGATCGAGTGTGATCTGATCAATATAGATCATCACATTACTAACACAAACTACGGCGATCTCAATTTTGTAGAACCTGACTTTATAAGTACGACCGAACTTTTATATGATCTTTTTAAAAAAAATGGTGTAAAGATAAACCCAAAAATGGCAACCGCTATCTATGCAGGTCTTCTGGATGACTCAGGTGCTTTTTTGTCTCAAGAGGTCGATGGCACGACATTTGCTACGGTTGTGGAGTTGATCGAGCATGGTGCTGATTTTAAATTATGTAATAAAAAAATTGCCAAAAGTGTCTCACTTGCGGCTTTTAGATTAAAGTCGGTTATGTATAAAAATATGCTCTTAGAAGAGAGTGCAAAAGTATCCGTTTTTTGTCTTAGCCGCGAAGATATGGCGATGAGCGGTGCAGTTGCAGAGGATTGTGAAGCACCGCTGGAGGAGTCTTTGTATCTTCCTCACGTTGAGGTTGCCGTGCTGCTTAGAGAACAGAGAGATTTAGGAATAAAGTGCTCTCTTCGCTCCTCATCTACCGTAGATGTAGGTAAGATTGCCACTCTTTTTGGAGGCGGCGGACATTTTAGCAGAGCCGGCTTTGAGATTTATGAGAAGCTCTCTTTAGATGAAGCAAAAAACAGAGTATTAGATTTGATAAAAAAGGAGTTATAG
- the flhB gene encoding flagellar biosynthesis protein FlhB has protein sequence MADDQEKTEEPTAKKIEDARKEGNVPKSQDASGVMTLFIAILAFLLLFPYMSDHMLALSKYYFSLLGMPLDRAMMVDIAIVTIKEFLLIVMPLTIAVAITGVVAAIAQFGFLFTTKAIVPDLKKIDPIKGTKNLFSMKKIIEGIKITFKSFTTLGVGFVFFFLFIVELPTVALFGLGDQMIWLKDKALIIALVMLFIIFVFAIIDVIIVRKQYFDGLKMSKQEVKDEMKNMDGDPLIKAKIRQIQMQASRKRMMAEVPHADVVITNPTHYAVAIKYDEQKSHAPIVVAKGMDNIALQIKKIARENNVHIVQNPPLARSLYAQVDLDRPIPSELFAAVAEVLAYVYKMNKK, from the coding sequence ATGGCTGATGATCAGGAAAAAACCGAAGAACCCACCGCCAAGAAGATAGAGGATGCCCGAAAAGAGGGGAATGTTCCAAAGTCTCAAGATGCATCGGGGGTGATGACCCTCTTTATTGCAATACTTGCTTTTTTACTTCTTTTTCCATATATGAGTGACCATATGCTTGCCCTCTCAAAATACTACTTCTCTCTTTTAGGGATGCCGCTTGATAGGGCAATGATGGTAGATATTGCTATTGTGACCATAAAAGAGTTTCTTCTTATCGTGATGCCTCTTACAATTGCTGTCGCTATTACCGGTGTTGTAGCGGCAATTGCCCAGTTTGGTTTTCTCTTTACTACAAAAGCGATCGTGCCTGATCTAAAAAAAATAGATCCTATAAAAGGGACAAAAAATCTATTTTCTATGAAAAAAATTATTGAAGGCATCAAGATTACCTTTAAATCTTTTACTACTTTGGGTGTTGGTTTTGTATTTTTCTTTCTCTTTATAGTAGAACTTCCTACAGTTGCACTTTTCGGGCTGGGGGATCAGATGATCTGGCTTAAAGACAAGGCTTTGATAATCGCGCTTGTAATGCTTTTTATCATTTTTGTATTTGCTATAATCGATGTCATTATTGTAAGAAAGCAGTATTTTGACGGTTTGAAGATGAGCAAGCAAGAGGTCAAGGATGAGATGAAAAACATGGATGGAGATCCACTCATCAAAGCAAAGATCCGTCAGATCCAGATGCAGGCATCAAGAAAGAGGATGATGGCTGAAGTTCCACATGCAGATGTTGTTATAACAAATCCGACACACTATGCAGTTGCCATAAAGTATGATGAGCAGAAGTCGCATGCGCCTATAGTCGTGGCAAAAGGAATGGACAATATAGCATTGCAGATTAAAAAAATAGCTAGAGAAAACAACGTCCATATAGTTCAAAATCCTCCTTTGGCAAGAAGCCTTTATGCACAGGTGGATCTGGACAGACCAATACCGAGTGAACTATTTGCCGCCGTTGCCGAAGTGTTGGCATACGTTTACAAAATGAATAAGAAGTAG
- the nadC gene encoding carboxylating nicotinate-nucleotide diphosphorylase — MMEEFVKATLEQDVGRGDLYALVEPSVAATARIIAKSDGVTAGVEYINTLAKLEDFEINWNVHDGESFSKGDTLANISGTSHVLLRIERTLLNMLLHASSIATLTKKYAQIVEPYGVKLLDTRKTRPLLRVFEKYATRCGGAVNHRMGLDDSLMIKDTHLKTIEDLKLYIKKARNKIPFTAKIEVEAESFEMAKEAFEAGADIVMCDNMTPDQIREVVKYRDDNFSHILLEASGNISLQTIESYAKTGVDAISSGSLIHQANWIDLSMKMD; from the coding sequence ATGATGGAAGAGTTTGTAAAAGCAACGCTTGAGCAGGATGTTGGACGCGGAGACCTTTATGCTTTGGTTGAACCTAGTGTTGCTGCTACGGCAAGGATCATTGCAAAAAGTGACGGGGTGACAGCCGGTGTTGAGTATATAAATACTCTGGCTAAACTTGAAGATTTTGAAATAAACTGGAATGTCCATGACGGCGAGAGTTTCTCAAAAGGCGACACTCTTGCAAACATAAGCGGTACTTCACATGTCCTGCTTAGAATAGAGAGAACACTTTTAAATATGCTTCTTCACGCAAGCTCGATCGCTACTCTGACAAAAAAATATGCCCAGATAGTCGAACCTTATGGAGTAAAACTTCTTGACACAAGAAAAACTAGACCTCTGCTTAGAGTTTTTGAGAAGTATGCAACTCGCTGCGGCGGAGCTGTAAACCACAGAATGGGGCTTGATGACTCGCTTATGATAAAAGACACCCATCTAAAAACGATCGAAGATCTAAAGCTCTACATTAAAAAAGCCAGAAACAAGATCCCTTTTACTGCAAAGATAGAGGTTGAAGCGGAGAGTTTTGAGATGGCAAAAGAGGCTTTTGAAGCTGGTGCTGATATTGTAATGTGCGACAATATGACCCCTGATCAGATACGCGAGGTCGTAAAATACAGAGATGATAATTTTTCGCATATACTTCTGGAAGCAAGCGGAAATATATCTCTGCAAACCATAGAGTCTTACGCCAAAACAGGCGTTGATGCAATCAGCAGCGGTTCGCTTATCCACCAAGCAAACTGGATCGATCTATCAATGAAAATGGATTAA
- the nadA gene encoding quinolinate synthase NadA produces MKLTNEELREKINEYKKKLSVTVVAHFYQRDEVFEMGDITGDSLELAIKTKEDKSDYVVFCGVGFMGQSVKVLSPNKRVVMPKAACCAMATMIDGMQFDASVKTLNEAGIPNENILPITYINSNAEVKAKVAQMGGMVCTSSNAKKIITKALEEGKKILFVPDRCLGQNIANQMGLKSCVIGDGSNPAESDIICFNGFCSVHQLFSVDDINFYRKKYPGILIVVHPECDPAICDAADFVGSTSQIIKYIKELPEEQKVAVGTEFNLVNRLRPKNTYVLSSTKPECPTMNETTLQDLYDILKSIDEGAPLNEIHVDEETQKWAKIALERMLAL; encoded by the coding sequence TTGAAACTTACTAATGAAGAGCTAAGAGAGAAGATAAATGAGTATAAAAAGAAGCTAAGCGTAACGGTTGTTGCGCACTTCTACCAAAGAGATGAAGTTTTTGAGATGGGTGATATCACTGGGGACTCTCTAGAGCTTGCAATAAAGACAAAAGAGGATAAGTCTGATTATGTCGTATTTTGCGGTGTCGGATTTATGGGGCAGAGCGTAAAAGTACTATCTCCTAACAAAAGAGTCGTTATGCCAAAGGCGGCATGTTGTGCCATGGCTACGATGATTGATGGCATGCAGTTTGACGCTTCGGTAAAAACACTCAACGAAGCGGGAATACCAAACGAAAACATACTGCCAATAACCTATATAAACTCAAATGCCGAAGTAAAGGCAAAAGTTGCACAGATGGGCGGAATGGTCTGTACAAGCTCAAATGCTAAAAAAATCATAACAAAAGCGCTTGAAGAGGGTAAAAAGATACTTTTTGTGCCCGACAGATGTCTTGGGCAAAATATTGCAAATCAGATGGGACTTAAATCCTGCGTTATCGGAGACGGGAGTAACCCTGCTGAATCGGACATTATCTGTTTTAACGGCTTTTGTTCCGTGCATCAGCTCTTTAGCGTGGATGACATCAACTTTTACCGTAAAAAATATCCGGGTATTTTGATAGTAGTTCATCCCGAGTGTGATCCTGCTATCTGTGATGCGGCCGATTTTGTTGGCTCGACTTCACAGATCATAAAATATATAAAAGAGCTTCCAGAAGAGCAAAAGGTAGCGGTTGGAACGGAGTTTAACCTAGTTAACCGCCTTCGTCCTAAAAATACTTATGTGCTCTCATCTACAAAGCCTGAGTGTCCGACCATGAACGAGACAACTCTGCAGGACCTTTACGACATACTAAAATCAATTGATGAAGGTGCTCCGCTCAACGAGATTCATGTTGATGAAGAGACGCAAAAATGGGCAAAGATAGCTCTAGAGAGAATGTTGGCACTATGA
- the plsY gene encoding glycerol-3-phosphate 1-O-acyltransferase PlsY, protein MDFLFNTNAQFFIAAYLVGGIPFGLLLAKKFAGVDVKASGSGSIGATNVLRVVKERDPSLAKKLGAATLALDAIKGVLVLLVAYFAGVSEATLWGIAVLSVIGHCFSPYLGFEGGKGVATGMGVMMFMLPYETIIALIVWALGAKFIRISSLSSLTALTALIVASFIIHPEMAHAPVLIIGFILFYKHIPNIIRLLKGEEKRVV, encoded by the coding sequence ATGGATTTTTTATTTAACACAAACGCTCAGTTTTTTATAGCTGCTTATCTGGTCGGCGGCATACCCTTTGGTCTGCTTTTAGCAAAGAAATTTGCAGGCGTAGATGTAAAAGCAAGCGGTTCGGGCAGTATCGGTGCAACGAATGTTTTAAGGGTCGTTAAAGAGAGAGACCCCTCTTTGGCAAAGAAACTAGGAGCTGCAACACTGGCTCTTGATGCCATCAAAGGCGTTTTGGTTCTTCTTGTTGCCTACTTTGCAGGAGTCAGCGAAGCGACACTCTGGGGCATAGCAGTACTATCAGTTATCGGTCACTGCTTCTCTCCTTATCTTGGTTTTGAGGGTGGAAAAGGCGTGGCAACTGGTATGGGTGTTATGATGTTTATGCTTCCGTACGAGACTATTATCGCTCTTATTGTCTGGGCGCTTGGTGCAAAATTTATACGTATCTCTTCGCTATCTTCGCTCACGGCACTCACAGCACTGATAGTTGCCAGCTTTATTATCCATCCTGAGATGGCGCACGCACCTGTTCTGATAATCGGTTTTATACTTTTTTATAAACATATTCCAAATATTATCCGTCTACTTAAAGGCGAAGAAAAAAGAGTTGTATGA
- a CDS encoding dihydroneopterin aldolase, with protein MTIHIEDLKFQSIIGILDFERVKPQDVIVNAEIEYDDTEGFVNYADIANIIKKTVIKGEFLLIEDALKEINLKLIKEYKAIKSINLKITKPSILPDCKVSVSDYFKSQS; from the coding sequence ATGACGATTCATATTGAGGATCTAAAATTTCAATCAATAATCGGAATTTTAGATTTTGAGAGAGTTAAACCTCAGGATGTTATAGTAAATGCCGAGATAGAGTATGATGATACTGAGGGCTTTGTAAACTATGCAGATATTGCGAATATTATAAAGAAAACAGTTATAAAAGGTGAATTTCTACTCATTGAAGATGCTTTGAAAGAGATAAATTTAAAGTTAATTAAAGAATACAAAGCGATAAAAAGCATCAATTTAAAGATAACAAAACCATCGATTCTGCCCGACTGCAAGGTGAGTGTAAGCGATTATTTCAAATCCCAATCTTAA
- the hsrA gene encoding homeostatic response regulator transcription factor HsrA codes for MRILIIEDEVTLNKMLAEGLKEFGYQSDVVETLKDGEYYLDIRNYDLVLMDWMLPDGNSVDIIGDIKTKTPKTVVVVLSARDDNESEIEALRSGADDYIRKPFDFDVLVARLDARLRFGGSNIIEIEDLIINPEEEKITYKEIDIELKGKPFEVLTHLARHRDQIVSKEQLLDAIWEEPELVTPNVIEVAINQIRQKMDKPLNITTIETVRRRGYRFCFPKEIN; via the coding sequence ATGCGCATTCTAATTATAGAAGATGAAGTCACACTGAACAAAATGCTTGCAGAGGGGTTAAAAGAATTTGGTTACCAAAGCGACGTTGTTGAGACTCTTAAAGATGGAGAGTACTATCTAGATATTCGTAATTACGACCTGGTATTGATGGACTGGATGCTTCCTGACGGAAACAGCGTTGACATCATCGGCGATATTAAAACAAAAACTCCAAAGACTGTTGTAGTAGTTTTATCTGCAAGAGATGACAATGAGAGTGAGATAGAAGCTCTAAGAAGCGGTGCTGATGACTATATCAGAAAGCCGTTTGATTTTGACGTTCTGGTCGCTCGTCTTGATGCACGTCTTCGTTTTGGAGGCAGCAATATTATCGAGATTGAAGACCTGATTATCAATCCTGAAGAAGAAAAAATCACGTACAAAGAGATTGATATAGAACTAAAAGGCAAACCTTTTGAAGTTCTTACTCACCTAGCGCGTCACCGTGACCAGATCGTCTCTAAAGAGCAACTGCTTGATGCTATCTGGGAAGAGCCGGAACTCGTTACTCCAAACGTGATCGAGGTTGCTATCAACCAGATCAGACAAAAGATGGACAAACCTTTAAACATAACTACTATTGAAACTGTTCGCCGCCGCGGATATCGTTTCTGCTTTCCAAAAGAGATAAACTAA
- a CDS encoding sensor histidine kinase: MFSKRSIRQSFLIQLIISSASLIIIFSSILYFYIESSILEEKYQELLVYAKNISSNQSIYGPEVPSPEAFLGLNIEVIYLKQSLLDIDFFETTKDNKSLLVLMHPFDLDELSYIKITKDITTTRALLDKILNYLFIINIAGFLLVVIYAIALSKMLVTPVKTLSNKLSNMNEHLMRPIKTEELPEEFEPLGETINHLISRIQNFVKYQKELFIGTAHELKTPLAVIKLKNQVTLIKKRSIEEYIDAIKVTNKTVDEMNIIVSNILNIGRQEGAQLEKPQEVNVIQILKQKADDFELLAANEGKTLHMHFEPNGFSAILQVGLLNQIVQNFLQNALKFTPKDKNVTLRSSLNSYGLLIEVIDEGCGIDESSDLFAPFKREGNKSGVGLGLFLAKSAADALGAKISIKNRTDGVSGTVASLNLSSKLSCILPV; this comes from the coding sequence ATGTTCTCAAAAAGAAGTATAAGACAAAGTTTTTTAATTCAACTCATAATCTCTTCAGCTTCTCTCATAATCATTTTCTCATCGATCTTATATTTTTATATTGAGAGCTCAATTCTTGAAGAGAAGTACCAAGAGCTTCTTGTATATGCAAAAAACATCTCAAGCAACCAATCTATATATGGTCCTGAAGTTCCCTCTCCAGAGGCATTTTTAGGTCTTAATATAGAAGTCATATATCTTAAGCAGTCTCTGCTGGATATTGACTTTTTTGAAACTACAAAAGATAACAAATCACTTCTTGTCCTTATGCATCCTTTTGATCTAGATGAACTCAGCTACATAAAGATCACCAAAGATATAACCACGACAAGAGCACTATTGGACAAGATCCTCAACTATCTTTTTATTATTAATATAGCCGGCTTTTTATTAGTCGTTATTTATGCTATCGCTCTTTCTAAAATGCTTGTCACGCCTGTTAAGACACTAAGCAACAAGCTCTCAAATATGAATGAACATCTTATGCGTCCGATCAAAACCGAAGAGCTTCCTGAAGAGTTTGAGCCTCTTGGCGAAACCATAAACCATCTTATCTCTAGAATACAAAACTTTGTAAAGTATCAAAAAGAGCTCTTTATCGGAACTGCCCATGAGTTAAAAACCCCTCTTGCGGTAATCAAACTAAAAAATCAGGTCACTCTGATAAAAAAACGCTCTATAGAAGAGTATATAGACGCCATTAAAGTAACAAATAAAACTGTTGATGAGATGAACATCATAGTCTCAAACATACTAAATATAGGTAGGCAGGAGGGGGCTCAGCTTGAAAAACCTCAAGAGGTTAACGTGATACAGATACTTAAACAAAAAGCTGACGACTTTGAACTTCTTGCAGCGAATGAGGGCAAAACACTCCATATGCACTTTGAACCTAACGGTTTTTCGGCAATTCTTCAAGTAGGACTTCTTAACCAGATAGTGCAGAACTTTCTTCAAAATGCTCTGAAATTCACTCCAAAAGATAAGAACGTAACCCTGAGAAGCTCTCTTAACAGCTACGGCCTGCTAATTGAGGTCATAGATGAAGGATGCGGGATAGACGAGAGTTCAGACCTCTTCGCACCGTTTAAAAGAGAAGGCAACAAATCAGGCGTAGGTCTGGGGCTATTTTTGGCAAAGAGCGCTGCAGATGCGCTTGGTGCGAAGATCAGCATAAAAAACAGAACCGATGGCGTAAGCGGAACGGTAGCCTCCCTAAACCTTAGCTCAAAGCTCTCCTGTATTCTTCCAGTTTAA
- a CDS encoding YfhL family 4Fe-4S dicluster ferredoxin gives MALIINDECIACDACREECPTVAIEEGDPIYFIDPDRCTECVGVYDEPACISVCPVDCIIPDKDNVESIAELQFKYKNILAEE, from the coding sequence ATGGCTTTAATAATAAATGATGAGTGTATTGCGTGTGATGCGTGTCGTGAAGAGTGTCCTACCGTAGCTATTGAAGAGGGAGATCCGATATACTTCATCGATCCTGATCGTTGTACCGAGTGTGTAGGCGTATATGATGAGCCTGCATGTATATCTGTATGTCCTGTTGACTGTATTATTCCTGATAAAGACAACGTAGAGTCCATTGCAGAACTTCAGTTTAAATATAAAAATATTTTAGCAGAAGAGTAG